From Mustela nigripes isolate SB6536 chromosome 13, MUSNIG.SB6536, whole genome shotgun sequence, one genomic window encodes:
- the VRTN gene encoding vertnin: MTSRRQLVQQVLQELQEAVESEGFEGLVGAALEAKRVLSTFTLPTCREGGSSPQVLEVDSVALSLYPEDAPRNMLPLVCRGEGSLLFEAASVLLWGDVGFSLELRARTVVEMLLHRHYYLQGMIDSKVMLQAVRYSLCSEESPEMTSLPSATLEAIFDADVKATCFPSSFSNVWHLYALASVLQRNIYSIYPMRNLKIRPYFNRVIRPRRCDHVPATLHIMWAGQPLTSHLFRHQYFAPVVGLEEVEAEGAPAPAPSPAAPLLPPAKTLELLSQEPGLSYSHLCERYSVTKSTFYRWRRQSQEHRQKVAARFSAKHFLQDSFHRGGVVPLQQFLQRFPEISRSTYYAWKQELLGSGTCQAQAPKEVPVTEGLEKLPEEQAARGLECSALAAVSPGMVLMQRAKLYLEHCISLNTLVPYRCFKRRFPGISRSTYYNWRRKALRRNPGFKPAPALPTTVVPQPVSVLEEALLPWKEAGGEGTGQATAGGSPAAHAFLPPKVPLSHWQRRLRRAARKQVLSGHLPFCRFRLRYPSLSPSTFWVWKSLARGWPRGLSRFQMQDPALGKGGLREAEEKQEKEAGRDGPAAMTPPGGTPAPVGASAGEDPGKARGGPSGEGAMAQGQPHSQSLSSHPGAEAAVGGRDGQVLVMDMLGTTKFKAQAKLFLQKRFQSKSFPSFKEFSALFPLTARSTYYMWKRALYDGLTLVDG, encoded by the coding sequence CTCCGTGGCCTTGAGCTTGTACCCGGAGGACGCTCCCCGGAACATGCTGCCGCTGGTGTGCCGAGGCGAGGGCAGCCTGCTGTTCGAGGCGGCCAGCGTGCTGCTGTGGGGGGACGTGGGCTTCAGCCTGGAGCTGCGGGCGCGCACGGTGGTGGAGATGCTCCTGCACCGGCACTACTACCTGCAGGGCATGATCGACTCCAAGGTGATGCTGCAGGCCGTGCGCTATTCCCTGTGCTCCGAGGAGTCCCCTGAGATGACCAGCCTGCCGTCCGCCACGCTGGAGGCCATCTTCGACGCAGACGTCAAGGCCACGTGCTTCCCCAGCAGCTTCTCCAACGTGTGGCACCTGTACGCGCTCGCCTCCGTCCTTCAGCGCAACATCTACTCCATCTACCCCATGCGAAACCTCAAGATCCGGCCCTACTTCAACCGGGTCATCCGGCCTCGCCGCTGCGACCACGTTCCCGCCACGCTGCACATCATGTGGGCCGGCCAGCCCCTCACCAGCCACCTCTTCCGCCACCAGTACTTTGCCCCTgtggtggggctggaggaggtggaggcCGAAGGtgccccggcccctgcccccagccccgcagccccACTGCTGCCACCGGCCAAGACGCTGGagctgctcagccaggagcccggCCTCAGCTACTCCCACCTCTGTGAGCGCTACAGCGTCACCAAGAGCACCTTCTACCGCTGGCGGCGCCAGTCGCAGGAGCACCGGCAGAAGGTGGCTGCCCGCTTCTCGGCCAAGCACTTCCTGCAGGACAGCTTCCACCGCGGGGGCGTCGTGCCGCTGCAGCAGTTCCTCCAGAGGTTCCCCGAGATCTCCCGCTCCACCTACTATGCCTGGAAGCAGGAGCTGCTGGGCTCCGGCACCTGCCAGGCCCAGGCCCCCAAAGAGGTGCCGGTGACGGAGGGGCTGGAGAAGCTGCCGGAGGAGCAGGCGGCCAGGGGGCTGGAGTGTTCCGCGCTGGCGGCGGTCAGCCCGGGAATGGTCCTGATGCAGCGGGCCAAGCTGTACCTGGAGCACTGCATCTCCCTGAACACGCTGGTGCCCTACCGTTGCTTCAAACGCAGGTTCCCCGGCATCTCGCGGTCCACCTACTACAACTGGCGCCGGAAGGCCCTCCGGAGGAACCCCGGCTTCAAGCCggcacctgccctccccaccaccgTGGTTCCCCAGCCAGTGTCCGTTCTGGAAGAGGCCCTGCTCCCTTGgaaggaagcagggggagaggggacgGGCCAAGCCACGGCAGGGGGATCACCCGCTGCCCACGCGTTCCTGCCCCCCAAGGTGCCCCTGTCCCATTGGCAGAGGCGCCTGCGCAGGGCTGCCCGCAAGCAAGTGCTGAGCGGGCATCTCCCCTTCTGTCGCTTCCGCCTTCGCTACCCAAGCCTGTCGCCCTCCACCTTCTGGGTGTGGAAGAGTCTTGCCCGGGGTTGGCCCAGAGGCCTGTCCAGATTCCAGATGCAGGACCCCGCCTTGGGCAAAGGAGGGCTGCGGGAAGctgaggagaagcaggagaaggaagcTGGCAGGGATGGGCCTGCTGCGATGACCCCTCCTGGTGGGACCCCCGCCCCGGTGGGGGCTTCTGCAGGAGAGGATCCAGGAAAGGCCCGGGGGGGTCCTTCCGGAGAGGGGGCCATGGCCCAGGGCCAGCCCCACAGCCAGTCCCTGTCCAGCCACCCCGGGGCAGAGGCAGCCGTGGGGGGCAGGGATGGCCAGGTGCTGGTGATGGACATGCTCGGCACCACGAAGTTCAAGGCCCAGGCCAAGCTGTTCTTGCAGAAGCGCTTCCAGTCTAAGAGCTTCCCCTCCTTCAAGGAGTTCAGCGCCCTGTTTCCCCTCACTGCCCGCTCTACCTACTACATGTGGAAGCGAGCGCTCTATGACGGCCTCACCCTGGTGGATGGCTGA